A single window of Kitasatospora sp. HUAS MG31 DNA harbors:
- a CDS encoding DUF5685 family protein, translating into MFGIIRPCRHRLSERLHTSWMAHLCGLCLALRDDHGQLARTATNYDGLIISVLVEAQGTAPEDGRRSAGPCPLRGMRSASVAHGEGARLAAAVSLALASVKVRDHVLDGDGVFARRPVAAGARAVARRWDRQSADTAAGVGFDTGVLLTAAARQQELEKSLPTGGSVLLVTEPTETATAAAFAHTARLAGRPGNAAALAEAGRLFGRLAHLLDAAEDQAADDAAGVWNPLTATGCDRAEAERLCRDAVHGIRLALRDVEFTDKALAHLLLAHETDRAVDRVFGRTASCATGSHTPHAPHPGGPHPQAPGGPYPGGPGGPGGHDPKPPRRRGLLAGCAVWATMACTCQLLCCDHNDPFTREKKEGWCERNCGNCDCSGCDCSGCCDCCGGCDCCDGCCCDGCGCDC; encoded by the coding sequence GTGTTCGGCATCATCAGGCCCTGTCGGCACCGCCTGTCGGAGCGGCTGCACACCTCGTGGATGGCCCACCTCTGCGGGCTCTGCCTCGCGCTGCGCGACGACCACGGCCAGCTCGCCCGAACGGCCACCAACTACGACGGTCTGATCATCTCCGTCCTGGTGGAGGCGCAGGGCACCGCGCCCGAGGACGGCCGCCGCTCCGCCGGCCCGTGTCCGCTGCGCGGCATGCGCAGCGCCTCGGTCGCCCACGGCGAGGGCGCCCGGCTGGCCGCCGCGGTGTCGCTGGCGCTCGCCTCGGTGAAGGTCCGCGACCATGTGCTCGACGGCGACGGGGTGTTCGCCCGGCGTCCGGTCGCAGCCGGCGCGCGGGCGGTGGCCAGGCGCTGGGACCGGCAGAGCGCGGACACCGCGGCCGGGGTCGGCTTCGACACCGGTGTCCTGCTGACCGCGGCCGCCCGGCAACAGGAGCTGGAGAAGTCCCTGCCCACCGGCGGCTCGGTGCTGCTGGTGACCGAGCCGACCGAGACCGCCACCGCCGCGGCTTTCGCGCACACCGCCCGGTTGGCCGGCCGTCCCGGCAACGCGGCCGCCCTCGCCGAGGCCGGGCGGCTGTTCGGCCGCCTCGCCCACCTGCTGGACGCCGCCGAGGACCAGGCCGCCGACGACGCGGCCGGCGTCTGGAACCCGCTGACCGCCACCGGTTGCGACCGCGCCGAGGCCGAGCGGCTCTGCCGTGACGCGGTGCACGGCATACGCCTGGCCCTGCGGGACGTCGAGTTCACCGACAAGGCGCTCGCCCACCTGCTGCTCGCCCACGAGACCGACCGGGCCGTCGACCGGGTCTTCGGACGCACCGCGAGCTGCGCCACCGGCTCCCACACCCCGCACGCCCCGCACCCCGGCGGACCGCACCCGCAGGCCCCGGGCGGCCCGTACCCCGGCGGCCCCGGTGGCCCGGGCGGGCACGACCCGAAGCCTCCGCGCCGCCGCGGCCTGCTGGCCGGATGCGCGGTCTGGGCCACGATGGCCTGCACCTGCCAGCTGCTCTGCTGCGACCACAACGACCCGTTCACCCGGGAGAAGAAGGAGGGCTGGTGCGAGCGCAACTGCGGCAACTGCGACTGCAGCGGCTGCGACTGCTCCGGATGCTGCGACTGCTGCGGCGGGTGTGACTGCTGTGACGGCTGCTGCTGCGACGGGTGCGGCTGCGACTGCTGA